The following are encoded in a window of Coregonus clupeaformis isolate EN_2021a unplaced genomic scaffold, ASM2061545v1 scaf2538, whole genome shotgun sequence genomic DNA:
- the LOC123488878 gene encoding histone H2B-like yields the protein MPEPAKSAPKKGSKKAVTKTAGKGGKKRESQEGELRHLRVQGPEAGPPDTGISSKAMGIMNCVRERHLRAIAESLSLAHYNKRSTITSREIQTAVRLLSG from the coding sequence ATGCCCGAGCCAGCAAAGTCAGCgcccaagaagggctccaagaaAGCCGTCACCAAGACCGCAGGGAAGGGCGGCAAGAAGCGAGAAAGTCAGGAAGGAGAGTTACGCCATCTACGTGTACAAGGTCCTGAAGCAGGTCCACCCGACACCGGCATCTCCTCCAAGGCCATGGGAATCATGAACTGCGTTCGTGAACGACATCTTCGAGCGATCGCGGAGAGTCTCTCGCTGGCCCACTACAACAAGCGTTCTACCATCACCTCCAGGGAGATCCAGACCGCCGTGCGCCTGCTGTCCGGGTGA